One region of Nitrospira sp. genomic DNA includes:
- a CDS encoding prepilin-type N-terminal cleavage/methylation domain-containing protein, translated as MCVSISLQRSAAVHRQRGFTLIEVMIAVAIVGILAMVAVPNYLQWNARYQLKQATTELAGSLNLARMAAMNRNLAVTATLVLVSGRVNVDFGGALAPIVLPQAVVGFTGGPTIQFTQQGLSGAAANVPVALTSQQGTTYSVVVTPAGKVNWCAHATCP; from the coding sequence ATGTGTGTCTCTATCTCTCTCCAACGGTCTGCTGCTGTCCACCGCCAGAGGGGCTTCACCCTGATCGAGGTGATGATAGCGGTCGCGATTGTCGGGATTCTGGCCATGGTGGCCGTCCCCAACTATCTTCAATGGAATGCCCGCTATCAGCTGAAACAAGCCACAACGGAATTGGCTGGCAGTCTCAACCTGGCCCGGATGGCAGCGATGAATCGGAATCTTGCCGTCACAGCCACATTGGTCCTTGTGTCGGGCAGGGTGAATGTCGATTTCGGAGGTGCGTTAGCCCCTATTGTGTTGCCCCAGGCCGTCGTCGGATTCACGGGAGGTCCGACGATTCAATTCACCCAGCAAGGGTTGAGCGGGGCTGCGGCGAATGTTCCTGTGGCGCTGACGTCCCAACAGGGGACGACCTATTCCGTGGTCGTCACTCCGGCAGGCAAGGTGAACTGGTGTGCGCATGCGACGTGCCCATAG